The DNA segment ttgtcaactgtttcattacctcctctgctgtcacctctatatctgatagtctttcatctagggtaaccccttccaacaatgggagctgctcaggctcggtagtgaacactccatggaaactggcattcagtgcctcgcagatttccttgtcactttcagtatacgccccctctgtcttccttagtcttgtcacttggtcgttcaccgacatttttcttcttatatgactgtgtagtaacttaggttgttttttcgctttgattgcaatatcgttctcatagtccctttccgatgttcgtcttatgttaatgtaatcgttcctagctctgttgtatctgcttctgttgtcctctgttctttgtcttctgtacttcctccactcccgtctgctggccatttttgcttcctgacactgtctattaaaccatgggttattatattccttcttattttttccctttaccgttggtataaatctctcttcggcctcctggcatttctgtatgactaggtccatcatatcttggactgtttttcctctaatttcttcctcccactgcacttcacccagatagtcccttatcctcatatagtcccctttcctgtagtcagctctcctttcccagatctcttgtcccatggtcataagtttgaattccatcatgtagtcaaagactaggacacaatggtcactggcccctagaggtatttcatgctctaaattctcgatatcttctacgttctgggtgaaaatcaggtctaataggctcggtgcatctcctcctctttcccttgtgtcttccttcacatgttgtgtcaggaaattcctgtctataacatctactaattttgctccccacgtttcgtcccctccatggggattccttgattcccaatttatctctccatgatttaggtcccccatgatcagcagcttcgctctcattctgtgggctagtgttgctgccttctgcagttcatctatacatgctttgttgttgtcatcatactcctgcctgggtcttctactgtttggtgggggattgtagattaccaggatcacaatcttcctcccatctactgtcagagttccatgtatgaagcttgtgcactcattggtaactcgatttcccaggtcttcaaacttccatttccactttattaggagtgctactccccctccctgtctctgtgtcctctcttttcgtatcacctggtacccttcaggaaagattgcatctgagatcatgtcattaattttagtttccacaattgcaactatgtcaggatctgcttcactcactctttcttttatctcttctgctttattagataccccatcagcattggtgtaccaaaccttgagattcttcatggaaactcttataccagagttctccctttctctgggggtctagggggatctgggggatgtctggggggtgactgggggcagaggggatctgggggatctggggggtgtctgggggatgactgggggcggggagggtccgggggatgtccggggggatccggggggtgtctgggggggtccggggggtgtatggggggtgaaagagttcaggaggggggtgttcagaaagagtgcttggggggctactgggggctgggcttctaggaaggtaggtaggagggtctggggtagggcctgggtaggtaggtctggagtaggaagggcatactgggtctgaagattacggagggcatagaggggttgggagatagcgtaaggttgggagacagatagaggttgagaggttgggagggggaaggatagagggggtgggggggacctcccacctccctcgcaagggtggggggtcacatggaaggagagaggatgaggaggggtgagggctgggtaggctttgggtgttgaggggatgaggtctgggtgggttcttggggttgaggggatgaggtctggatgggttttgggggttgaggggatgagagctgggtgggttttgggggttgaggggatgagggctggacgggttttgggggctgaggtgatgagggggtccttggaatgtgggatgaatttgactccagtggggtcagaggggtcaagggatgtgctggggagataagcaggggcgtgtgtgtgtgtgtgtgtgtgtgtgtgtgttcttatagactgtgggttggttggtgttgtcgtcgtcgatccttctctatggacaacccaacccacaactcggcagagtgcttatactaggagatcacccttggcgcttctggctcttggagaggggctcagcgtcacacgtttaggggatgcggctccaacacttagcctcgttgtcacgtgcacacacccactcgagccgctgtgactccccactctctcctaatgagatatgatctcctcaatcccctatgacttattggtattacctcttaccctgtccacagcagtggttcttggttctttctctctctctctccttcttcactacttcctgggaagcctcactaggacaagggcaaacaccagcaaattgtgacacatttactggacaaagcacatacacgatacatacacacatataataataattaatcctatactctataatatcacaatcaggttgcactccaacaccatcagaactctattatcagcttatcaagtggtatcctatctcctggttcaccacctgatactattaacctcctcaagttggtcaagtctacatacactgttgcaccatcagcaagataacatatatatacagaaaatcagcatttgaatgcaataacatttaTCAGtacaaatgttcattgatacacaacaatgattaatcgatcactgtcagtcctggagcacatacatctgtaggtaatcaagcctacgactgcaactctaagcttcagaataaatcactccttgacataagaatgcaaacagtcactcacctctcactgcgtcttgcacgctactgacaaccaaacactatcaactccctataagtaatccaccagaacttccccttccacctctggaagttcacaaccctaatatccttaggttcttccgggcttcactaccaggatcctctgcagctcctccaggctgctatcatgaagtttccttgtgcaactacggtgcttcacccttctgttaggttcttccacagctctcttggctgctacaccacctctacagaagcacgtgacactcctcttcactgctgcttctcctcacagctcgaggtcctctgctccactaccttggagtctcatcagctacatcatctgctggcttcgaagttctcagcaacttcttccccaaagacaaacctgcaacccatcgacgttccaataaaatgttcccctttaacacataaacaaaaataaccacacaatatgcttgcctcaaacctctatctgttctctacatacagtgagagtggactcccccgttttgggcgggtccatactccacctcgcctggcggcggtcctcactcgctgggagggtcttcctccatccggagccaggctccctcagtcgtccgccagcgctcagagaggacggacgtcgctccgtgttcctccctcttcactctcctatttcaggctttctgccttattaaaacatgtctaacttataaataaacatcgctactgtcgctgggcacacgaccaaactacaagcgatcactatgaactggcgtatatcgtgcttaccacagattaattggtcgagggcgctttccctctgacggcgtctggtcagggcgctcccacggcccacaataatgcttctggccggcttgatactctcttcttcgaccaggacttgagaccacaacgttcccagctcagttccacagctggcacgtctgcacacttctcttctcttagagatatatcactaggggttcccttctgacgggagctcaacggagcgcggcttccccctgcgatgtctggcactcaagtgaggtcaaggtcctccggaagcgagcctcacgcctccagcaaaatgtccacatctcctagcccgtcatttatctattttcttctgcattgcccataatctcaaactgttttacatatccaaccagccattttttcatatgggttatcacctcaatatttgctagaccttctagttaggtcaggcttgctgaataactctcaagaagggagactcgtttctcctgcaggctgagatcataacactcccctccccttacttttgagagttattccagtggcaaagctcgggataatacatccgccactacactgtctcgttcttcaaccaatatactctcttaggagtctacaattaattcgttgcaccttgcaacatctggctcacaactctccagaaacatggtcttctcacaaacgatttgacttctctggcacctcttggctaggctgtcctccttggacgtctGCACTCCAtccgtccactctacttactgtctccaccctccgtttcctcgtcttcttctcttcacgtccagagtcagacatctgctgtctgtacctcctctgtcgtcttcacacttccatctactgccattatacttccgtctcctgtcatcatacctcactccctcgtcttcaccgacgatcctccttttcgtctcctcatttatctgagacctcatcctgttcgactcccatcgagtcctcggctttcttctattcctccatgcttgcatcatcatcctcttcccacacttttcacttctataccactccatttcttctccttcaactcttcttcgttccctaaaagtttcttcgagcactgcactacatccaacagcactcgaccatacatgtcgctttgcctctcccagagtgctcataagcatctctccacacatgctgtctcttctcctttcattttctcggctattactcttcttcattatctctactcgacgttttctgtgaaacatgtcaactcctgacatctcaaacaacttaactccactattcctatgcctctgtgctcgtggacaatttgatgctctactctcgtcctcagtatgtccacatccttcctcattcctactcagcacagttgcattcaccttccgactcttaatttcagcagtctgggctctactcaggtccgctctcttcacatgattcttcttcggctgggccatcttcacttttgacctcaccgagacttcattctcctgggctggaccttcatcaaacagccacgctatatctacgtcgatatcttccaccggctgaatcgacactgtatcatcttctccagcgtcttccttgtcggccacctctgtcttcgtcactaccgagacagggttttcaatggcttggcggtctcctgactcatctcctcggatgtcagtcaggttcactctctcaggtgtcccacacgtgccgtggccttctgggcactcctctggcacagtctccactatgactcttggcaacacctttgttccacacaagtcattccccaggatcacttggactcctggaacaggtatgtcggggcatactcccaacatcacctccgccgacacatattccgaccttagctggacagcacatacgggcatgtcactctccgacaataacccatatactttcatcttcccactgccagctaaccgtcgaccatccccaatcaggcttctcgcaatcaagctctgattagctccggtatctcttaagataccaacttctacctcaggttggcctcttatactgatccaacctttgctcatgaacggcctatacctctcgttcactaagttcactttctgtggtttgtctcggaacacattagtatatttacttccggggtcgcacatggccagggtcacaactctcttgccctgcctacaatctcgcatcacgtgacccaatcgggttacaattgtaacatctcatctgggaaaaatctcttctatatgtaccagagtagctctgactctgcccactcgtattggagttcctcgggccagacgtactactcgtactctgtggagctttactggactcttgatttccaggataacgattagtttctcgtttagctcctccatcttcactttcagacgaagtgcgcgacctactcttctgagttttagggtacttacttttatctgcccatttatcaaaatttttctcaccccagactcttctgggtctttcataatttcttcctccccagactccattgggtctgccattgctgcgtctcacctcattcttcactctgttctcccttaagctcttgtatgcttcagtaatcatatccgccctatctgcggcatctttcacctccattatccctgcttcttggatcttgaactttgtttcaggatgcatcatctccaagaacttctccatgaccatcagttgcttcaggtcagcataagatccaactccagcagcctcaatccacttctggaatcgtctttccagatctcttgctgtctcagcaaacgtacatgctccaactttgatcatctctctgaagcgcttcctataagcttctggggttaactgaaacgagcgcaatatgctgctctttactgtggcataatcctggcactcttccagtgacaattgggtgtatgcctccctggctgcaccggtcaatcttaactggaccagctgggcccattcctcctgtggccactctttgatgctggctactttctcaaaatgctcgaagaagctctctgcctcttcgggaacaaacaagggaatgtccttctccctaaccctaacatcttgtgagtgtgatacctgggtggtgctctctggcaacccatgttcaatcctttgctcagccaaggttctattcgcttctatctgcatttgttttgttctctctttttctttttcgacctgggctttttctttttcgacctgggctttttctttttcttgttccaactccagttcccttactctggttttctctttttctttctccacctctagtcttgctttctctttttctttctcctgttccaactccagttctcttactctggttttctctttttctacttcccttttcatctggagttctaacttcatcttttccagctggaactgtctctccttgtcctctcgttgttgctgcatctggagctctaactggaatctctccaagctcctattccggctactcctgctactgcggctactcttgctgctcctactcgatccctgggatctcacttcatcctgcccatcatcctcctttctactttcagctcctttttgggctccttgctctgccgcttcacttctggctctcaactgcctcaggatctcatccttcatcccagctactttagatgctttcaacctgatgccacatttttctgctatttgtttcaattgatccctcgtgcaaccttctaaatcctcaggcttgcctgactccacaaacgcttgcaccttatccatctttgtcctgtgagtcttcccaagagagagagtatacacctgcggtcacacagtttatctatttcagcaagggtgtacaaatccactcttggacagggtgtgggtgtgtcagttcactctcccggacacaggcccccaatttcttatagactgtgggttggttggtgttgtcgtcgtcgatccttctctatggacaacccaacccacaactcggcagagtgcttatactaggagatcacccttggcgcttctggctcttggagaggggctcagcgtcacacgtttaggggatgcggctccaacacttagcctcgttgtcacgtgcacacacccactcgagccgctgtgactccccactctctcctaatgagatatgatctcctcaatcccctatgacttattggtattacctcttaccctgtccacagcagtggttcttggttctttctctctctctctccttcttcactacttcctgggaagcctcactaggacaagggcaaacaccagcaaattgtgacacatttactggacaaagcacatacacgatacatacacacatataataataattaatcctatactctataatatcacaatcaggttgcactccaacaccatcagaactctattatcagcttatcaagtggtatcctatctcctggttcaccacctgatactattaacctcctcaagttggtcaagtctacatacactgttgcaccatcagcaagataacatatatatacagaaaatcagcatttgaatgcaataacatatatcagtacaaatgttcattgatacacaacaatgattaatcgatcactgtcagtcctggagcacatacatctgtaggtaatcaagcctacgactgcaactctaagcttcagaataaatcactccttgacataagaatgcaaacagtcactcacctctcactgcgtcttgcacgctactgacaaccaaacactatcaactccctataagtaatccaccagaacttccccttccacctctggaagttcacaaccctaatatccttaggttcttccgggcttcactaccaggatcctctgcagctcctccaggctgctatcatgaagtttccttgtgcaactacggtgcttcacccttctgttaggttcttccacagctctcttggctgctacaccacctctacagaagcacgtgacactcctcttcactgctgcttctcctcacagctcgaggtcctctgctccactaccttggagtctcatcagctacatcatctgctggcttcgaagttctcagcaacttcttccccaaagacaaacctgcaacccatcgacgttccaataaaatgttcccctttaacacataaacaaaaataaccacacaatatgcttgcctcaaacctctatctgttctctacatacagtgagagtggactcccccgttttgggcgggtccatactccacctcgcctggcggcggtcctcactcgctgggagggtcttcctccatccggagccaggctccctcagtcgtccgccagcgctcagagaggacggacgtcgctccgtgttcctccctcttcactctcctatttcaggctttctgccttattaaaacatgtctaacttataaataaacatcgctactgtcgctgggcacacgaccaaactacaagcgatcactatgaactggcgtatatcgtgcttaccacagattaattggtcgagggcgctttccctctgacggcgtctggtcagggcgctcccacggcccacaataatgcttctggccggcttgatactctcttcttcgaccaggacttgagaccacaacgttcccagctcagttccacagctggcacgtctgcacacttctcttctcttagagatatatcactaggggttcccttctgacgggagctcaacggagcgcggcttccccctgcgatgtctggcactcaagtgaggtcaaggtcctccggaagcgagcctcacgcctccagcaaaatgtccacatctcctagcccgtcatttatctattttcttctgcattgcccataatctcaaactgttttacatatccaaccagccattttttcatatgggttatcacctcaatatttgctagaccttctagttaggtcaggcttgctgaataactctcaagaagggagactcgtttctcctgcaggctgagatcataacagtgtgtgtgtgtgtgtgtgtgtgtgtgtgtgtgtactcacctagttgtactcacctagttgtgcttgcgggggttgagctctggctctttggtcccgcctctcaaccgtcaatcaacaggtgtacaggttcctgagtgtgtgtgtgtgtgtgtgtgtgtgtgtgtgtgtgtgtgtttgtgtgcgtgtgtgtgtgtgtgtgtgtgtgtgtgtgtgtgtgtgtgtgtgtgtgtgtgtgtgtgtgcgtgtgtgtgtgcgtgtgtgtgtgtgtgtgtgtgtgtgtgtgcgtgtgtgtgtgtgtgtgtgtgtgtgtgtgtgtgtgtgtgtgtgtgtgtgtgtgtgtgtgtgtgtgtgtgtgtgtgtgtgtgtgtttgtgtgtgtgtgtgtgtgtgtgtgtgtttgtagggggaGGGGATTCCTGAGAAACTGGGGTGGTGGGAAGGGGCAGAGATATCACTTCAGGTCAGGTGGTCAGATgatgggagggagtgtgtgtgtaattacccaagtgtaattacctaagtgtagttacaggatgagagctacgctcgtggtgtcccgtcttcccaacattctttgtcatataacgctttgaaactactgacggtcttggcctccaccaccttctcacctaactttttccaactgtctaccagtctgtttgcgaaagtgaattttcttatatttcttcggcatctgtgtttagctagtttaaatctatgacttcttgttcttgaagttccaggtctcaggaaatcttccttatcgattttatcaattcttgttactattttgtacgtagtgatcatatcacctcttttttcctgt comes from the Procambarus clarkii isolate CNS0578487 chromosome 25, FALCON_Pclarkii_2.0, whole genome shotgun sequence genome and includes:
- the LOC138368660 gene encoding GRB10-interacting GYF protein 2-like isoform X2, which translates into the protein MDKVQAFVESGKPEDLEGCTRDQLKQIAEKCGIRLKASKVAGMKDEILRQLRARSEAAEQGAQKGAESRKEDDGQDEVRSQGSSRSSKSSRSSRSSRNRSLERFQLELQMQQQREDKERQFQLEKMKLELQMKREVEKEKTRVRELELEQEKEKEKARLEVEKEKERTKQMQIEANRTLAEQRIEHGLPESTTQVSHSQDVRVREKDIPLFVPEEAESFFEHFEKVASIKEWPQEEWAQLVQLRLTGAAREAYTQLSLEECQDYATVKSSILRSFQLTPEAYRKRFREMIKVGACTFAETARDLERRFQKWIEAAGVGSYADLKQLMVMEKFLEMMHPETKFKIQEAGIMEVKDAADRADMITEAYKSLRENRVKNEVRRSNGRPNGVWGGRNYERPRRVWGEKNFDKWADKSKYPKTQKSRSRTSSESEDGGAKRETNRYPGNQESSKAPQSTSSTSGPRNSNTSGQSQSYSGTYRRDFSQMRCYNCNPIGSRDARL
- the LOC138368660 gene encoding GRB10-interacting GYF protein 2-like isoform X1, with protein sequence MDKVQAFVESGKPEDLEGCTRDQLKQIAEKCGIRLKASKVAGMKDEILRQLRARSEAAEQGAQKGAESRKEDDGQDEVRSQGSSRSSKSSRSSRSSRNRSLERFQLELQMQQQREDKERQFQLEKMKLELQMKREVEKEKTRVRELELEQEKEKEKARLEVEKEKAQVEKEKERTKQMQIEANRTLAEQRIEHGLPESTTQVSHSQDVRVREKDIPLFVPEEAESFFEHFEKVASIKEWPQEEWAQLVQLRLTGAAREAYTQLSLEECQDYATVKSSILRSFQLTPEAYRKRFREMIKVGACTFAETARDLERRFQKWIEAAGVGSYADLKQLMVMEKFLEMMHPETKFKIQEAGIMEVKDAADRADMITEAYKSLRENRVKNEVRRSNGRPNGVWGGRNYERPRRVWGEKNFDKWADKSKYPKTQKSRSRTSSESEDGGAKRETNRYPGNQESSKAPQSTSSTSGPRNSNTSGQSQSYSGTYRRDFSQMRCYNCNPIGSRDARL